The region AGCACACGTTTTACAACAGTACCAACAATAAGATAAGATTAGAACATAACACGGTAATAAAACGCAACACAATGGAACTATTTTTTGacttcacttttttttcttattttttttactcattttGCATCATAAGCCCCAATAATGAGTGTCTTGGAACGGAATAGTATGGTTTTTATACACATTTTCGCGTGATTCTTCACTTTTCATTGAATCTCTTCATAGATTTGTTTCGCCTGACATCTACACCTTTCTTCGTTTCCAATCAATTGTTGATGCAGCTATTTCACTTCTAAACTGTCTGCTCAAATTACCAGTTTCATGACGAATATTTCACACTCACCTTGGCTTTtatgatgtgtttttttaacTTACACGATTACAATTctcttcaatttttttttgtttcacactTATGTGATTTCACATTTATGTtggattttaatattttttcctcttcttttatAGTGCCACTGCTGTAAGCCTTCGATCCTTTAGGAATTCTGTCTCTAGTAACTTTTGTTGGCTTTTTCGCTGCCGAGTACTTTCGAGATTGACTGAGCTACTCTTCTAGCAACGTTTGATATCatgttcgcgatcgcgctttACATCGCATTTCTTATTGCTCCAGCGGTTTGGCGTTTCCAACGAGATGTTCATATAAATTAACTCTAAAAATATAGTATAAATTATTTTTCTCGCCATCGCTCAACCACACCTGCACTGCTTATTGGTACTTCTGCGCCGCACGCACTTTATCGAACGCCGATTAGATTAGCATCCCTAACGTTAGATTAGTTTACTGATTTCACAGCCGTGTTTCATCGTTACATACATATATACTTTTCAAAATGAAAACGTTTaaaagttttgtttggttttgtttttgaagaaTCGATATTCGCGCCAGCACCGCAAACTTTTAAAGATTTTGACCCCCTCCGTTTCCAAATATAACATGCTAGTTTTGCATCCTAACAGCACTTTTCTCATATGTTTTACTTGTAtgtctcttttgcttttcatcctgcctttcccttttcgcacTATTGTACGTACTGCCTAAGAGATGTACTATGTCTTGAGTTGCTATTCTAACTGCTAGGAATAACTGCTTTGGAAGAAGGAATCTCTTTCTCCAACAAGTTTTGCTCGACGATGCGCGTAATATACTATCACATTACTCCGTACTGTGAATCACCAATACTTTTTTTGTGCTAATTCGATCTGTGAAGGATggttttatcgtttgtttttttttcatcactGTCTGTTTGCATCATTCGAGCATTATCCTTCACAAATCAATTACTAAATCCTTTGCCTTCAAAAGCAGGCCATTGGACACTCTCCTACTGCTGGAAGTAATATATTGCAACTTCCACTTTGCACGAGCCTCGCGATTCCACCGCACAGCTCTCGCAATTCTACTACACTTTACTTTCACATTTAACGATGGCACAGAACGCAGAATTGCTTAAAGTTTGACTAAACGAGATCATTCAATGACACGTTGCAAGCATTCCTGGCAGcatcaagttttttttctctctttgctcATCCTCCTAGTGCCCTTACAATACAGTATTGCTtaagactttttttttatccgtgGCAGCGCAATTGGATTGTTActagtgtgtgtttttcgtttttcttccgtttttatgATATGACTATTTTTAATGGCACCAATGGGCATTATGCTGGAACGCTATTGTTAAAGCATTTCCAAGCATTTCCAGTGGTGAGCAATGCATACTTAGAATGTCTCTTGTTGATGCTTCACGCTTATCCTCCGGTTACACTCGTCATTGGATTGTTGGTGGACAATGTCCCCCCTGCTTGGAATCACAGACTCTCCTCCAGTCATAATTATTCGCTGCTCTACTCAGTTTTCTCTTCATGAACGATGAACCGTCAGTCTTGACTAAGATCAGGTCTTTTTTGCGTGTCTTATACAACAATGCTTGGGCGGAAAAACAGCACCCTTACCGACCCAATAATCTGTACATACGATGAAAACAGTCTtaccagtgccagcagcaatgaTCACGAAGTTATTGACAGTGTCGATGTGACCGGAGTGAAAAGGGGATCACCAAACAGGACACTTAAATTTTTATGTTCTTTCAACATCCGCATGGAGACAGCGAACGTGGACTTGATCTGCTCAAACACTTCTCCATCGAAGACCGACCTAGCCGTATTAGTAAGATCGAATGGTTCTGAAAGCGAAATTCAAAGATTAGCTATCGATACGCAAGTAATCTGACGCATCCGTTTACGAACCTTCAATACACAAATGTTTCCAATGGTGGGGATCATTTTTGTAGCTTCTTGCCAGCCGACACTCTTCGATGGGTATAACGGATGCGGTGCGAACGGAGATAGCGAAACGCGCATAACTGTAGGGGcaaaattttgaaattttagTATCCAACAATATTCATCGTTGTTatgaacaatttaaaaaaaaaacctactcAAAATGTGTGTAATACtccaaaaaatgcatcaaaagTTCACCAAGAGTTTCCTTGTTTTCCGTCTGGTATGGTTCGATGCGTTCAATCATCTCGATGCTGTTGATGTCGATTATTTTCTAATcatataaacaaaaaaacatttaaaaaaacattgctTGCACTTGTTATAATGAGCATAAGGTTTACCATAAACTTCTCCGGATACAGCGCATGTAAACACGGCAGCACAGGAACGCTGACTCCGTACTGCAGGAAATGGATGACCATCAGCACGAGGGAATAGCTTGATATTGTCATGTTTTTAGCATCATTGATGTTGTGATGCTGAGCCCACAGTTTCACCACCAAAACTAACGGACGCACACGCCAATCCACTGGAATTTTTCACGTAATACAGAAATTAGTCACACGGCCCATTTATACGCTGCATTGCATTGCCTTACTCTGTGAATAACAGTTCAGCAGGTGAGTGTTTCTGATGCCAACACAGTTGTTGAAATTAAGGTCCACTTCGATCCCATGCTTGCTGTCCTGAAACCGTAGTATCGGTACCTTTGCCTGAATCAAGCTAAATTGCTCGAAGCTCGTCGAAGGCATATTCATGAAGTAGTCTTTCACGAGCGACAGGTTGTACAGTGCTTCGGTTCGTGGATCACAGTAACTAGGGCCACTTCTTGCTACCAGACACATGTCGACATCGGAACTGTTggcaccgaaaccggaaaTCGTACTGCCTACCAGATACAGACCGTACTTGGGAAAGCCCTTGCGGATGCAAATATACAAGTAGCGCCACAGTTCCATCTTGGCAATGTACATTTCTTCGGTTTGCTGGGCTGCAGTAAACTTTTTCCACATATCGCGCGACAAACTgtcccattttccaccatcacctaGTTGCACGGGGGGCTCTTTCATTTCCACTTCATTTGCCCTCAAGATGTACCGATCGGCCGGCGTGAATTGAAAGTCCGATGGAAGAGAGGAGCGGTGGGTGTAGCTTAAGGAAACCTGATTATTCTTTCGCCCACCACtagtttgctgttgctgctggtggtggtgatggtgatgtgctTTCGTAACAACCGACGAGGAAGCGGAATTAGACGTACCCAACGTCGACCGAGAAGTTGCAACACGACTTTGTGGGATTCCGTTGCATGGTGAAGATCGTCCCGATTGACTGCTATAATTAATGTAACAAACAATAGTAGGTACGCATTAGCATACATTAATCGGCGTATAGAAGATGAGTGAATTGCTTACCGCTTTTTCGGATGTCCGCTCTGCATCGACACAAAATCGGTGGGCGGCACCGATGCCGCAGACAGGGACGAAGAGCTGGACGAACTGTAGGTTACACTCGGGAAGGCAGCCTGATCTAACGATGTACTACTTCCAAAGCCAGCTGCTGACAGAATACCATTaaggtgctgttgctggttggtaCTGCAGAACAGTTCGCCAAATATAGGAACCGACTGAGTGCCCATCACAGGACGACTCTCATCGGTCGGCGAATCGATGGGAGAGCTTCGATCTCCTACTGCTTCACTTCCACAGTATACCGTTAGATTCTGATGCGATCCGTGATAGCTAACGCAACGCCCGAAGAAATCGCCAACGAGTTGTCTGCTATGAAGCGATACAGGTGAAGATGGAATGAATTCACTGGATGCTGGACAGGTAGCCGAGGATGAGATTCCCGAAGACGTCGTAGAAGAGGAGCGATACACAGTACGCTCGTCGTTGGTCTGGTTAAACTCGTTGTAAGTCCGATACGAACCATCCTGGTAGTCAGAGGAATGAGACGAATCGGATTCATAATCGTGCCCGTTGGTACCGTTGGAAGAAGCCTCTAGTGGTGCATGCATCTGAGATGTCGCGGAATGAGACGATATGACCGATGATTCGGTAGACGGAATTGATACCACcgatgatgaagacgatgagCGAGGAACGGTACAGAATTGGTTGGATACACAATCTTCGTCATTACTTCTTTGTATCTGCCCGGATGCCCGCTCTTCTTCCATGTCTGCGCGCGCTAGTTCATCCACGCCAGCAATCTGATCTTCAGTGTTCTCTGGAACCATGCACTCTTTAGTCTTATCGTCGGAAGATACTATGTGATTGGACGATGGCTTTTCTATTTTCTGATGATCCTCCGCATTGCTTTCGGTAGGCGGAACATCGCCAAGACCTTGATCATATCCTCGCAAATACACCAAATTACGATACATGTTATGCTGTTTGTAATAATGGTGCTgaggctgctgttgatggtgatggtgatgatgatggtgatgctgtggtTGCATCTGCATCTGATCATAGTACTGATGGCCACCCGCTACGGGATTGTTTTGGTAATGATGGTAATTTTTGCGGTACGTGTGACCGGCCCCTTGACCTTTGCTAAATTGTTTACCACTGCTCGAAACAGCCGCACTACCTTTTGCTTTGGGTCCATTTCCGTGCCCATTCCATGCTTTTCTTCGGTGACTATCTTCGCGACTTCCGGTAGCAGCCGTACCATTTTGCACATAATAGTTCATGTGTATGCTTCGCCCGTTGATGTTGCGGTTGTAGTGCTGGTAGTTATTATTCTGATGATGGTAGTTatgcaactgttgctgctgctggtgatgaggatgatgatgactctGATGATGATTCTGGTAATGGTGGGCATGCTGATCGTTTTCATGTTGCACATACGCATAGGAAGTCGCCTCGTATTCTTTTACATTGCTGCCAACCTCACTGTTACTACCGTTGCAACCATTTAAGATTTGTAAATCACCATTACTGATCGCCGCATGGTTACCGTATGCTCCATGATCGGTTAACCCCATAGTAGCATGTGAGGAAACAAGATTTTCTCCTCTGTAAGCTGCATGTTGCACTCGGTGATGGTAATGCaattgctgttggtgatggtgaggcggttgctgctgctgctgctgctgcggctgctgtgggtggtgctgttgttgcaactGTTGGAGCTGGTGcggttgatgttgctgcatcaTTTGCGGATGAGACTGCGTTCGACTCGGACTTTGTtcgatggtgtggtgctgaGGCGGTAATTGATGGTGCTGTATCAGAGGTTGCTGAAATTGTTGGCTAAAATTGTAGTTCGTATGATGAGATCCGCGCAGCATGGAGGCAACCGAGCCCGATACATTTCCACCGCCAACCAGAGACATTTTCATACCAACATCACACAGAAAATCCAAAGAATATTGGTGTGTTCCATTCGTCTGCAGTAATGTATGATGTGGTTCCTGAAGCAAAGGTTGATGTTTGTGATGGCCACTCAAGTGGTGCAGATATGGTTGATGCTGTGTTGGATTTGGACGAGCATTTTGAGAAGCACTGGATGGAATGTTCTTAGCACCCTTGAAATGATCGGATCGATGTGTCTCCTTCTGTTGGGCCAAACCATGAGACGCCGGTGAGTGCATTTTGCCCGAATGTGCCATTTCGACTTCATTCGCTTTCTTGACGCCGGATACCGATTGCGATATCGGTTCAGTGGCGGGACCGTTACTGTTATGGTTGGTGGATTTTGTTGATCCTCCCCCCTtaccatgatgatgagcttTGTGGTGGTTTCCTCGTGTTCCATGCGATGTATGAGGTTGAGAGTCTGATGCCGCGAATGCTGCCGGGGTAGTATGCCCATCCGATGATTGTATCCTTTCCGATGCAGTCGCCGTAGTACCGGTTGCTGAGCGTTGTGATAAGCTCTCGATGAAGTTATGAACAGAATGCGTGAAGCCAGGATCAGTTCGTTCCCTGGTACATCCATCCGTTACACCGCCCGCTTCAGCCGCTCTCAAAAGCTTCATAAGCAAAAAATGATCAGATGGATAGGCATTTCTGTTAGATGAACGATTTCGAAGCCGTTTTTCAGCTGGGATTCGATGAATGATCATTTCAGCTCTATTGATGACTAATCTGAAGGAGCGACCAGAGCCAAGATATGAACACAACAAGAACACTACCGAAATTCAACCAATCTCTTCGGACAACTTCATCTGGTGCCCTTGGAAGCTAATGTTTACTTGGATTTGCGATTTAGGCCTCGGCTGGTGCGATGCAATAAAAGTGTATCCTAGATTGCCAGGGATTGTACTTTTTAAGATACTTACCGGTTCCTTCGCTCCGTTCGCAAAGCTTGCTGGCTGCTCGTTGATTCCTTCGACGGATTTTCGACTCGTCGCATAGTGGCCAGGATGCTGCAACAATCGGTTGGTCTCCTCTTCTCGGTTGCGGTCGCATTTGCTCTCTTgcaaacttttctttttagcGAGGGTTTCCTTATCCTCGCATATCACCACGCCCTTACTCTCTACGCCATTGCAACAACTGCTCATTTGAGTGTTgaaatcttttttttgctctggCGTCGGAAAGGGGATCGGCATATTGCCTGCACTATCAGTTATATCCGTTCCAATTATATCGTCTGACCTATCTAAGCCGCTCGGTACTAAGTTAAAATGTAAATCTTTCAACTTGCGCATAACTTCCTGGTGGCTTTGCTTTTTACGATGGGtactggtggtagtggtgctacTATTGTTACTGCCAAAAGCCTTCTTATTCTTACTCAAACCATACATCATACCATGGCTGGTGGGAAAATTTGTGATCGTGGAAGGTTTCACCAGACTTTTGCACTGAGGCTGCACACCATCAGACCTGCCGGTATCCTCTTGGCTACCGCTGTTTACTAAGGGTATTATGTTTTCGACATTTTTAAGATCCTGATTTGCCTTGCAAACGATCACTGCACTATCCTGCACACTCAAGGAGGGGCCAGTGGACTCATTTCCACGATTTCCGACGCACAACGTAACGGGCATTGTAATCGTGGGCAATTCTAGTGTACTTTAAGCAGTTATTCGAATACTATCCTCAATGCCAAGTTCATACAGAAAAAATGACTCACAAATATGAACAAAacttttaaataaataaatatgtatCTAGCAATAAATATTACTTCGTATTAAAAGGAAAGTTCTCCTACAGCACAGGGCTAAATCCATTGCAGAAATCAACTGCCCGCCCTTATCCTACGGATTCAGATCCTCTCAACGCAGTTTGTTCTAGACGCTCGCATGGTGGAGGTAAGCTTAAGTAGGAAAACCGTCGCTTGCTTCATTGATTCGCAAAATTCGATTCCTCGGCCAGATGATCTTCGAGTCAGCTCATTTAGTTGCATTCTCCATTGGTCCTGGCATCGTGGGACAATCCACCTAGAACGAGAAACAATTTCCATTTACTGGCTATCCGCGTACGAAATTGCTACGCTACCAAGGTTAGGACTTTTACTTCTAGATCGAGACGGCCATTGGTGCTTTAGAACGGATTAAACACTGAAGCTCCCCCGATAAAACATGGCGCAAACTTTGGAGTTCTAACCCCAAAGTTCTAGCCCAAATCAGGCCAAACACCGAGTGAAAAGGTTTTCCTAGAATcgctcgaaacgaaacaccgAATCACCTGTTCCGTGGCCCACATTCTCGGTGCACCGACAACCCACCCCGAAAAGGAAACGGGAACTGCTTTCAGTTAAGAATCTTCCATTCTTTCGCCAAGGATTGGTGCCGTTCTGGATCGGCTGCTCTTCCACGGTCTCG is a window of Anopheles aquasalis chromosome 2, idAnoAquaMG_Q_19, whole genome shotgun sequence DNA encoding:
- the LOC126572066 gene encoding filaggrin-like isoform X1 — its product is MPVTLCVGNRGNESTGPSLSVQDSAVIVCKANQDLKNVENIIPLVNSGSQEDTGRSDGVQPQCKSLVKPSTITNFPTSHGMMYGLSKNKKAFGSNNSSTTTTSTHRKKQSHQEVMRKLKDLHFNLVPSGLDRSDDIIGTDITDSAGNMPIPFPTPEQKKDFNTQMSSCCNGVESKGVVICEDKETLAKKKSLQESKCDRNREEETNRLLQHPGHYATSRKSVEGINEQPASFANGAKEPLLRAAEAGGVTDGCTRERTDPGFTHSVHNFIESLSQRSATGTTATASERIQSSDGHTTPAAFAASDSQPHTSHGTRGNHHKAHHHGKGGGSTKSTNHNSNGPATEPISQSVSGVKKANEVEMAHSGKMHSPASHGLAQQKETHRSDHFKGAKNIPSSASQNARPNPTQHQPYLHHLSGHHKHQPLLQEPHHTLLQTNGTHQYSLDFLCDVGMKMSLVGGGNVSGSVASMLRGSHHTNYNFSQQFQQPLIQHHQLPPQHHTIEQSPSRTQSHPQMMQQHQPHQLQQLQQQHHPQQPQQQQQQQPPHHHQQQLHYHHRVQHAAYRGENLVSSHATMGLTDHGAYGNHAAISNGDLQILNGCNGSNSEVGSNVKEYEATSYAYVQHENDQHAHHYQNHHQSHHHPHHQQQQQLHNYHHQNNNYQHYNRNINGRSIHMNYYVQNGTAATGSREDSHRRKAWNGHGNGPKAKGSAAVSSSGKQFSKGQGAGHTYRKNYHHYQNNPVAGGHQYYDQMQMQPQHHHHHHHHHQQQPQHHYYKQHNMYRNLVYLRGYDQGLGDVPPTESNAEDHQKIEKPSSNHIVSSDDKTKECMVPENTEDQIAGVDELARADMEEERASGQIQRSNDEDCVSNQFCTVPRSSSSSSVVSIPSTESSVISSHSATSQMHAPLEASSNGTNGHDYESDSSHSSDYQDGSYRTYNEFNQTNDERTVYRSSSTTSSGISSSATCPASSEFIPSSPVSLHSRQLVGDFFGRCVSYHGSHQNLTVYCGSEAVGDRSSPIDSPTDESRPVMGTQSVPIFGELFCSTNQQQHLNGILSAAGFGSSTSLDQAAFPSVTYSSSSSSSLSAASVPPTDFVSMQSGHPKKRSQSGRSSPCNGIPQSRVATSRSTLGTSNSASSSVVTKAHHHHHHQQQQQTSGGRKNNQVSLSYTHRSSLPSDFQFTPADRYILRANEVEMKEPPVQLGDGGKWDSLSRDMWKKFTAAQQTEEMYIAKMELWRYLYICIRKGFPKYGLYLVGSTISGFGANSSDVDMCLVARSGPSYCDPRTEALYNLSLVKDYFMNMPSTSFEQFSLIQAKVPILRFQDSKHGIEVDLNFNNCVGIRNTHLLNCYSQMDWRVRPLVLVVKLWAQHHNINDAKNMTISSYSLVLMVIHFLQYGVSVPVLPCLHALYPEKFMKIIDINSIEMIERIEPYQTENKETLGELLMHFLEYYTHFDYARFAISVRTASVIPIEECRLARSYKNDPHHWKHLCIEEPFDLTNTARSVFDGEVFEQIKSTFAVSMRMLKEHKNLSVLFGDPLFTPVTSTLSITS
- the LOC126572066 gene encoding filaggrin-like isoform X2, whose amino-acid sequence is MPVTLCVGNRGNESTGPSLSVQDSAVIVCKANQDLKNVENIIPLVNSGSQEDTGRSDGVQPQCKSLVKPSTITNFPTSHGMMYGLSKNKKAFGSNNSSTTTTSTHRKKQSHQEVMRKLKDLHFNLVPSGLDRSDDIIGTDITDSAGNMPIPFPTPEQKKDFNTQMSSCCNGVESKGVVICEDKETLAKKKSLQESKCDRNREEETNRLLQHPGHYATSRKSVEGINEQPASFANGAKEPLLRAAEAGGVTDGCTRERTDPGFTHSVHNFIESLSQRSATGTTATASERIQSSDGHTTPAAFAASDSQPHTSHGTRGNHHKAHHHGKGGGSTKSTNHNSNGPATEPISQSVSGVKKANEVEMAHSGKMHSPASHGLAQQKETHRSDHFKGAKNIPSSASQNARPNPTQHQPYLHHLSGHHKHQPLLQEPHHTLLQTNGTHQYSLDFLCDVGMKMSLVGGGNVSGSVASMLRGSHHTNYNFSQQFQQPLIQHHQLPPQHHTIEQSPSRTQSHPQMMQQHQPHQLQQLQQQHHPQQPQQQQQQQPPHHHQQQLHYHHRVQHAAYRGENLVSSHATMGLTDHGAYGNHAAISNGDLQILNGCNGSNSEVGSNVKEYEATSYAYVQHENDQHAHHYQNHHQSHHHPHHQQQQQLHNYHHQNNNYQHYNRNINGRSIHMNYYVQNGTAATGSREDSHRRKAWNGHGNGPKAKGSAAVSSSGKQFSKGQGAGHTYRKNYHHYQNNPVAGGHQYYDQMQMQPQHHHHHHHHHQQQPQHHYYKQHNMYRNLVYLRGYDQGLGDVPPTESNAEDHQKIEKPSSNHIVSSDDKTKECMVPENTEDQIAGVDELARADMEEERASGQIQRSNDEDCVSNQFCTVPRSSSSSSVVSIPSTESSVISSHSATSQMHAPLEASSNGTNGHDYESDSSHSSDYQDGSYRTYNEFNQTNDERTVYRSSSTTSSGISSSATCPASSEFIPSSPVSLHSRQLVGDFFGRCVSYHGSHQNLTVYCGSEAVGDRSSPIDSPTDESRPVMGTQSVPIFGELFCSTNQQQHLNGILSAAGFGSSTSLDQAAFPSVTYSSSSSSSLSAASVPPTDFVSMQSGHPKKRQSGRSSPCNGIPQSRVATSRSTLGTSNSASSSVVTKAHHHHHHQQQQQTSGGRKNNQVSLSYTHRSSLPSDFQFTPADRYILRANEVEMKEPPVQLGDGGKWDSLSRDMWKKFTAAQQTEEMYIAKMELWRYLYICIRKGFPKYGLYLVGSTISGFGANSSDVDMCLVARSGPSYCDPRTEALYNLSLVKDYFMNMPSTSFEQFSLIQAKVPILRFQDSKHGIEVDLNFNNCVGIRNTHLLNCYSQMDWRVRPLVLVVKLWAQHHNINDAKNMTISSYSLVLMVIHFLQYGVSVPVLPCLHALYPEKFMKIIDINSIEMIERIEPYQTENKETLGELLMHFLEYYTHFDYARFAISVRTASVIPIEECRLARSYKNDPHHWKHLCIEEPFDLTNTARSVFDGEVFEQIKSTFAVSMRMLKEHKNLSVLFGDPLFTPVTSTLSITS